Proteins found in one Aneurinibacillus uraniidurans genomic segment:
- a CDS encoding TIGR01212 family radical SAM protein (This family includes YhcC from E. coli K-12, an uncharacterized radical SAM protein.): protein MQDTTAPLLWGDKRYHTLNSYLRKTFGTKVFKVMLDAGFTCPNRDGSIATGGCTFCSARGSGDFAGWRRDDLVTQFNEVRNRQHRKWPDAKYIGYFQAYSNTYAPVEVLRECYETILEQEDVVGLSIATRPDCLPDDVVELLAELNEKTYLWVELGLQTIHESTSELINRAHDTACYYEAVEKLRKHNIRVCSHIIYGLPGETEEMMLETARAVAHMDVQGVKLHLLHLLRKTPMVKQYEAGLLEFLEQDQYVRLIVDTLEMLPPEMIIHRLTGDGPPDLLIGPMWSRNKWEILTAIDRELVRRESWQGKKYSQS from the coding sequence ATGCAAGACACAACCGCTCCGCTTCTCTGGGGCGATAAACGATATCATACATTAAACAGTTATTTACGCAAGACATTTGGCACGAAGGTATTTAAAGTGATGCTGGATGCAGGGTTTACCTGCCCAAACCGCGACGGGTCCATTGCGACCGGCGGCTGCACGTTCTGTAGCGCACGCGGCTCAGGTGACTTCGCCGGCTGGCGGCGTGATGACCTGGTGACACAATTCAATGAAGTTAGGAATCGCCAGCACCGCAAATGGCCGGATGCGAAATACATTGGGTATTTCCAGGCGTACAGCAACACGTATGCGCCAGTTGAGGTGCTTAGAGAATGCTATGAGACGATTCTCGAACAAGAGGATGTAGTCGGACTATCGATTGCGACTCGTCCGGACTGTTTGCCTGATGATGTAGTTGAGCTGTTGGCAGAATTGAACGAAAAAACGTATTTATGGGTGGAGCTTGGCTTACAGACGATTCATGAATCAACATCAGAATTGATTAATCGTGCGCATGATACAGCGTGCTATTATGAAGCGGTAGAAAAGCTGCGCAAGCATAATATTCGTGTCTGCTCCCACATTATTTACGGTCTTCCAGGTGAGACGGAAGAGATGATGCTTGAAACAGCACGTGCTGTGGCTCATATGGATGTGCAGGGGGTTAAATTGCATCTGCTCCATCTGTTGCGGAAAACTCCGATGGTGAAGCAATATGAAGCAGGCTTGCTTGAATTTTTGGAGCAGGATCAATACGTGCGCTTGATTGTAGATACGTTGGAGATGCTTCCACCGGAGATGATTATTCACCGACTGACGGGTGATGGCCCACCAGATTTGTTAATTGGTCCGATGTGGAGTCGGAATAAGTGGGAGATCCTCACAGCGATTGATCGTGAACTTGTACGCCGTGAATCATGGCAGGGCAAGAAATACAGCCAATCATAA
- a CDS encoding DUF441 domain-containing protein: MDAYIILGAVALLGFLSKNATVWVAAVVLMIVKVVPSGSLLTWTNQYGLKIGITVLTIGVLAPIALGKITLADLWLTSQSMIGIFAVAVGIFVAYLGGRGTGLLTSEPHIVTGLLAGTIVGVALFRGVPVGPLIAAGILALFADWMK, translated from the coding sequence ATGGATGCATACATCATTTTGGGTGCCGTAGCGTTACTTGGTTTTTTATCAAAGAATGCTACGGTATGGGTCGCAGCTGTCGTGCTGATGATCGTAAAAGTTGTACCGTCTGGTTCTCTACTAACCTGGACGAATCAATATGGCTTAAAGATCGGGATTACAGTATTGACGATAGGAGTATTGGCACCGATTGCACTTGGCAAAATTACACTGGCGGATCTTTGGCTTACAAGTCAGAGTATGATCGGAATTTTTGCTGTAGCAGTAGGGATTTTTGTCGCTTATCTTGGTGGGCGTGGAACCGGGCTGTTAACGTCTGAACCGCACATTGTGACAGGACTTCTAGCCGGTACGATTGTCGGAGTGGCATTGTTTCGTGGGGTTCCAGTTGGACCGCTTATTGCGGCAGGCATTCTGGCGTTGTTTGCCGATTGGATGAAGTAG
- a CDS encoding DEAD/DEAH box helicase: MATFNELGLSPQMTRAISEMGFEEATPIQEKTIPLALQGSDIIGQAQTGTGKTAAFGIPVIERVDPTNPVIQALIMAPTRELAIQVAEEIGKLGSRSGVRVLPVYGGQEISRQIRALKNRPHIIIGTPGRLLDHIRRKTIRLQNVATVVLDEADEMLDMGFVEDIESILTEIPEERQGLFFSATMPPQIKRLTEKFLRNPEHVAIKAKEVTVPNISQYYMELQERQKFDVLCRLLDIDSPELAIVFGRTKRRVDELNDALNKRGYMAEGIHGDLSQRQRDVAMRKFREGQLEVLVATDVAARGLDVSGVTHVYNFDIPQDPESYVHRIGRTGRAGKTGSAVTFVTPRESDHRKIIEKVTKRQMDRRPIPSMVEAMEGKQRVALDRLVEVMEEGGLNDYQGMAEEVLHTYNSIDLVAAALKMLTKSTNNDVEIQLTAEAPVRSKKIKRRDSKPFGNGGGNRGRGDYRGGDRGGRSGDRNRGGGSGDRNRGGDRDRRPRSGGKPKQDR, from the coding sequence TTGGCAACATTTAATGAATTAGGTTTAAGCCCCCAGATGACACGCGCTATTAGCGAGATGGGATTTGAAGAAGCAACACCAATCCAGGAAAAAACGATCCCGCTTGCACTGCAAGGATCTGACATTATTGGACAAGCACAGACCGGTACAGGTAAAACAGCAGCCTTCGGAATTCCGGTAATTGAACGAGTAGATCCGACGAATCCGGTTATTCAGGCATTGATTATGGCACCGACTCGCGAGTTGGCGATTCAGGTTGCAGAAGAAATCGGCAAGCTTGGTTCTCGTTCGGGCGTTCGCGTATTGCCGGTATACGGTGGACAAGAGATCAGCCGCCAGATTCGGGCATTGAAAAACCGCCCTCATATTATTATTGGGACACCAGGTCGTCTACTTGACCATATCCGTCGGAAGACGATTCGTCTGCAAAACGTAGCAACGGTTGTACTTGATGAGGCGGATGAAATGCTCGACATGGGCTTTGTTGAGGATATTGAATCGATCCTCACAGAGATTCCAGAAGAGCGCCAAGGCCTGTTCTTCTCAGCGACGATGCCACCGCAGATTAAACGCCTGACAGAGAAATTCCTGCGTAACCCAGAGCACGTAGCGATTAAGGCAAAAGAAGTAACAGTACCGAACATTTCTCAGTATTATATGGAACTACAGGAACGTCAGAAGTTTGACGTGCTGTGTCGTTTGCTCGACATTGATTCACCGGAGCTTGCGATCGTATTTGGCCGCACGAAGCGTCGGGTTGATGAATTGAATGATGCACTTAACAAGCGCGGCTATATGGCAGAAGGCATTCACGGTGACTTAAGCCAGCGCCAGCGTGACGTAGCAATGCGTAAATTCCGGGAAGGTCAGCTTGAAGTACTTGTCGCAACAGACGTAGCGGCACGCGGCCTCGATGTAAGTGGCGTAACGCACGTATACAACTTCGATATTCCGCAGGATCCGGAAAGTTATGTACACCGTATCGGTCGTACTGGACGTGCGGGTAAAACAGGTTCTGCTGTAACATTCGTAACGCCGCGTGAGTCTGATCACCGTAAGATTATCGAGAAAGTTACGAAGCGTCAGATGGATCGTCGTCCGATTCCGAGCATGGTAGAAGCGATGGAAGGCAAGCAGCGTGTTGCATTGGACCGTCTGGTAGAGGTAATGGAAGAAGGCGGGCTGAATGATTACCAGGGCATGGCGGAAGAAGTACTACATACGTACAATTCCATTGATCTCGTAGCAGCCGCGCTGAAAATGCTGACAAAGAGTACAAACAATGATGTAGAGATTCAACTGACAGCTGAAGCACCGGTTCGTTCGAAAAAAATCAAGCGCCGCGACAGCAAGCCGTTTGGTAACGGCGGTGGCAATCGTGGACGTGGTGATTATCGTGGCGGTGATCGTGGTGGACGCAGCGGCGATCGTAATCGTGGCGGTGGCAGTGGTGACCGCAATCGCGGTGGTGACCGTGACCGTCGTCCGCGCTCAGGTGGCAAGCCGAAGCAGGATCGATAG
- the typA gene encoding translational GTPase TypA: MSVRKDLRNIAIIAHVDHGKTTLVDKMLIQSGTFRSNEQVQERMMDSNDLERERGITILAKNTAVTFEDYTINIMDTPGHADFGGEVERIMKMVDGVLLVVDAFEGCMPQTRFVLKKALEQKVTPILVINKIDRENARPAEVVDEVYDLFIDLDATEEQLDFPVIYASGINGTASRTPEKQDDDLRALFETIVEYIPGPAGDFEAPLQFQVTMLDYNEYLGRIGVGRIQRGTIRRGDTVAQMRRDGSVKQVRINKLFGFLGLKRVEIEEAKAGDIIAVAGVDEINVGETLSDVEVQEALPLLTIDEPTLQMSFLVNNSPFAGREGKHVTSRKLRDRLMAELETDVSLRVDEVTPEQYTVSGRGELHLSILVENMRREGYELQVSKPEVIVREIDGVKSEPTERLTIDVPEEYTGAVMESLGARKAEMVNMINNGFGSVRLEFIIPSRGLIGYRTEFLTQTRGYGILNHSFDSYRPVVPGSVGGRRAGVLVSMIDGKSTMYGMLGVEDRGLLFVNPGTEIYEGMIVGEHNRDNDLVVNISKEKHATNVRSATKDETVKLKTPRIMSLEEALEYLNDDEYCEVTPESIRLRKKHLKKSDRERAAKQAKFV, encoded by the coding sequence ATGAGTGTACGCAAAGACCTCCGCAATATCGCAATTATTGCACACGTTGACCACGGGAAAACAACCCTCGTTGATAAAATGCTGATCCAATCCGGAACTTTCCGTTCTAATGAACAAGTTCAGGAACGCATGATGGACTCAAACGATTTGGAACGTGAACGCGGCATTACGATTCTGGCCAAAAATACGGCCGTAACGTTCGAAGACTATACGATTAACATCATGGATACACCAGGACACGCCGACTTCGGCGGTGAAGTAGAACGTATTATGAAAATGGTAGACGGTGTTCTGCTCGTTGTTGATGCGTTCGAAGGCTGTATGCCACAGACACGCTTCGTGCTGAAAAAAGCACTCGAGCAAAAAGTAACACCGATCCTTGTTATTAACAAAATCGACCGCGAAAACGCCCGCCCGGCAGAAGTCGTGGATGAAGTATATGACCTGTTCATCGACCTGGATGCAACAGAAGAACAACTGGACTTCCCTGTTATTTACGCATCGGGTATTAACGGTACAGCCAGCCGTACACCGGAAAAGCAGGACGATGACCTGCGTGCACTGTTCGAAACGATTGTTGAGTATATTCCAGGACCAGCAGGCGATTTTGAAGCGCCGCTACAGTTCCAGGTAACGATGCTTGACTATAACGAATACCTCGGTCGCATCGGGGTAGGCCGCATTCAACGCGGAACAATCCGCCGTGGCGATACCGTAGCCCAAATGCGCCGTGACGGATCTGTTAAACAGGTCCGCATCAACAAACTTTTTGGTTTCCTTGGCTTAAAACGTGTTGAGATTGAAGAAGCAAAAGCAGGCGATATTATCGCTGTTGCAGGTGTAGATGAAATTAACGTTGGGGAAACACTCTCCGATGTAGAAGTACAGGAAGCACTGCCACTGCTCACAATCGATGAGCCAACGCTGCAGATGTCTTTCCTTGTAAATAACAGTCCATTTGCCGGTCGCGAAGGCAAGCACGTAACATCCCGCAAGCTGCGTGATCGTCTGATGGCTGAGCTTGAAACAGATGTAAGTCTGCGTGTTGATGAAGTCACACCAGAGCAATATACCGTATCCGGACGCGGTGAACTTCACCTGTCCATCCTGGTTGAGAACATGCGCCGTGAAGGATATGAGCTTCAAGTATCTAAACCAGAAGTTATCGTTCGTGAAATTGACGGTGTAAAATCCGAACCGACGGAGCGTCTGACGATTGATGTTCCAGAAGAATATACGGGTGCTGTTATGGAATCCCTCGGTGCACGTAAAGCCGAAATGGTCAACATGATCAACAACGGCTTCGGCTCTGTCCGCCTTGAGTTCATCATTCCATCCCGTGGCCTAATCGGATACCGGACAGAATTCCTGACGCAAACACGCGGCTATGGCATTCTGAACCACTCATTTGACAGCTACCGTCCGGTTGTACCAGGTTCTGTCGGTGGACGCCGTGCCGGTGTACTCGTATCCATGATTGATGGCAAATCAACCATGTACGGTATGCTGGGCGTAGAAGACCGCGGTCTTCTGTTCGTAAACCCAGGTACAGAAATTTATGAAGGCATGATCGTAGGCGAGCATAATCGTGATAACGATCTCGTTGTAAACATCAGCAAAGAAAAGCACGCAACCAATGTTCGCTCCGCAACAAAGGACGAAACCGTTAAGCTGAAAACTCCGCGCATTATGTCACTTGAAGAAGCGCTTGAGTACCTCAATGACGATGAGTACTGTGAAGTTACGCCAGAATCAATCCGTCTGCGTAAGAAACACCTCAAGAAGTCTGACCGTGAACGTGCGGCCAAACAAGCAAAATTCGTATAA
- a CDS encoding cold-shock protein, whose product MMTGTVKWFNAEKGFGFIEVEGGSDVFVHFSAIQQEGYKSLEEGQAVEFEIVEGARGPQAANVSKL is encoded by the coding sequence ATTATGACTGGTACAGTAAAATGGTTTAATGCAGAAAAAGGATTCGGATTCATCGAAGTAGAAGGCGGAAGCGACGTATTCGTACACTTCTCCGCTATTCAGCAAGAAGGATATAAGTCACTTGAAGAAGGCCAGGCTGTTGAATTCGAAATCGTTGAAGGCGCTCGTGGTCCACAGGCCGCTAACGTTAGTAAATTATAA
- a CDS encoding alpha/beta hydrolase, translating to MNIYTECHLAEHVHATVVLVHGAGEYFARYEWLAGRLKEAGYHVIGGDLPGLGRSGGRRGHIDDFNQYYQALDEWLARAYGYKKPVFLIGHSMGGLITIRYMEEKQPDIAGVVLSSPCLGLVRSIPPWLDGLASLLNVVAPRLCLSAGIGADEVSRDLLIAKQYGTDPYITTRVSVRWYKQLCRAMEAAHQEADRYPAIPTLVMQAGDDRIVDVQAVRRWVEGQPVERIDYVEWSGLYHEIFNEPEKINVVDQLLSWLADHR from the coding sequence ATGAATATTTATACAGAGTGTCATCTGGCTGAACACGTACATGCAACGGTTGTACTCGTTCATGGAGCCGGTGAGTACTTTGCGCGGTATGAGTGGCTTGCAGGCAGACTGAAGGAGGCTGGGTACCATGTGATTGGCGGAGATCTGCCGGGGCTTGGCCGTTCAGGGGGAAGGCGCGGTCATATTGATGACTTCAATCAGTATTATCAGGCGCTTGACGAGTGGCTTGCCCGCGCATATGGATATAAGAAGCCAGTCTTTCTCATTGGGCATAGTATGGGAGGACTGATTACGATTCGGTATATGGAAGAAAAGCAACCAGACATCGCCGGGGTCGTGTTATCTTCACCGTGTCTAGGGCTTGTACGGAGTATTCCGCCATGGCTTGATGGCCTAGCTTCTTTGTTGAATGTAGTTGCTCCTCGCCTGTGTCTCTCCGCCGGGATTGGAGCAGATGAAGTAAGCCGGGATTTGTTGATTGCTAAGCAGTACGGAACGGACCCGTATATTACGACACGGGTAAGCGTGCGCTGGTATAAGCAACTCTGTCGTGCGATGGAAGCTGCTCATCAGGAAGCGGACCGCTATCCTGCGATTCCTACGCTTGTGATGCAGGCAGGCGATGATCGTATTGTAGATGTGCAGGCGGTACGTCGCTGGGTAGAAGGTCAGCCTGTGGAACGGATTGACTACGTGGAGTGGAGTGGGTTATATCATGAGATTTTTAATGAACCGGAGAAGATAAACGTAGTGGACCAGCTGCTTAGCTGGCTTGCGGACCATAGATAA